From the genome of Cololabis saira isolate AMF1-May2022 chromosome 4, fColSai1.1, whole genome shotgun sequence:
TGTCATGAGCTAAAGTCAGCCTGGTGGGGGAGACGGGACAGAAGATTAATTTACTGGAGAACTCAGATTTACATGCAAATTGTCTAGATTCATGGCTGTTATTTGTCGTCGCTGGAGCGAATTCTGCTTTTTCGACAGATAATTATACCTTCTTACATATTTCAGTTCAGctctaattttaatttaattttaacatGTGATTTTCGATTTTAATTAACTTGGTGGAAAAAATTTGCTTTGATTAGATCTAGTGTAAAAAGTCACCTAAAACAATTTTTTGGGGTGTTTAATCGTTTAAAATTTAAGCttatcaatattttgactttctgATACTGTTTGCAGGCCATGGCAGTGTGTAAATAGGACACAGTTGTTTCCTCAAGTTGTGCGTGAAATCTCCACTCCCACATGGCcttgaacttttttcttaaagccTCTCACTGCATGTTTTATTCGTGCTTCAGGTGCTCCAGCCTTAGCAGGGCCCAGCAGACGGAGCTCCAGGCACATCTCAATAAACACCTCATGGAAAACTGCCTCGGGGAAGTGTGCGTGCTCGCCGCCCTGGACTGGGTGAAAGACAGCTTGCAGCTTTTCATTAACAAGAGCTtattagctgcagcagctcccagGAAACAGCCCACCTCTGCACGGGCACCGCAAGCGTTCAGCCGGCTGTGGATCTACAGCCACCACATCTACAACAAGTCCAAGAGGAAGAACATCTTGGAGTGGTCCAAGGAGTTGGGCCTATCAGGATTCAGCATGCCTGGGAAACCGGGTATCGTGTGTGTGGAAGGTCCTCAATCTGCATGTGAGGAGTTTTGGTCCAGGTTCGTTGAGCTGttattgtttgctttttttttttaaatagctgaTGCAACAATAAGGTTTCATGTTTAATTCAAAACCGTTCCCTATTTCAGAGTGAAGGTTTTGACATGGAAGAAGATAATGATTCGACACAGAGAGGATGTCACGCTTGAGCATCAAGGTGAGGATGAGGAGACTGCTGAGAGCATGGACTCCCTGCGTAAATTCACGGGCTTCGAGGAGGCGATGTTTGACCCGCATGGGAGTAGAGGGAATCACATGGACCTTGGACAGCTCTACCAGTTCTTAAATGAGAGAGGCTGTTGTGATGTCTTTCAGATTTATTTTGGCATTGAAGGGAGGTCATCGGACCTAGAGAGTAAATAACATTGCCTAAAAATGAGCTGCAAATGCATTCATTATTCATTTCAAGTGTAACATTTGACAGACTAAAGGTAAAAAGATAAGTAATGAAGTCAAGGCATTATAGTTGTGATCAATGTTATccatttgattttaaacatccgtttgcacaaactactttaaaacaaatgtgtatttcagtatgtggtgtaaaattatggaactccttaacaactgatttaaaggattgtaaaaatattcaccagttcaagaaattgtataaagacaacacaatcagacaatatgaatttaacgggtaaaatatcttttgttgttttttgtttttgtattgttggtgagttagtgtgtatgttttcttatttttttgttttgttttttcattatttctttttttttttgtattatataagtagtgactgttgaacagacggacaaACCATCTTCATacgaattgttttatttttttttgagaaaggggcttgttagataaggctttcttcttcttcttgccccttttcgatcatggaatggaacatgtatgtgaactatttccatgatacggaataaataaaaataaaatgaaaaaaatgaaatattttctcAGGGATGTTACTTAAATTAGCATTTTAGATTTAATCTATACTGCAGATCAAACCTGGCCTTATTGTTTATTACTCCCAGATCATAATAAGATTTTCAAGTttgatattataataataattgtattaGACGGTCAACAATATGCCATAGCAATGTTTTTGGAATTAATGATTTAATTTGCATGTATAACGATAACATGGAAAGTCTGTCTCTGCTTTTCTTTCTGATTCCTTGTTTGAAAAACTGTCCATCAAACATAAGCAATACAGCGACACCAGAAGACTTGTGGAGGATGAAGATTAATATGTTAATCATAAACAACCCAGCAGGACAACATCAGTGCAAAATAGATATATGAACTGGACTGAATGTGATTTTAAGCCAGCCTGAGCTGCAAGGCTCAGCAGATGGCAGCATTAGATAATCAAAGAATGCAAACAGCAGCCTTGGCTGTCATCAGAACGGACCGCATTCACCTGGGAGAATATTAGTTTTCTTAAATACACTTTCAGGTTTTAGAGTTTCATGAGAACAACtatgatgaataaataaaacatgtcttCACCACGTGCCTGGAAATAGTATGAATATTTTCATTTGTGAGTAAATTATTTGTGTTGGTATCTTTTACCTTGAGTCACAGCAAGAGTTTTAAAGTTGATTTTGGTTTCATACCTGCTTTGTCCAGGGAGACGATTCCCTGATGTTCAAGGTTTCTGGCTTCAGTGCGAGCCTGCTGATGTTAAGCAGCCCCCACTTTGCTTTGAGAGCTCTTATGAATGTTATGGAAGGACTTCTCACTTTCATCTTTGGTGTTATCGTTGCATTagcataatgtttttatttttttagatggACCTGCATCCATATTTATTGTATTGGATGTCTTAAAACTATAAATTCTCTACATACTACAGTCTGAATGATACTTTTAATGGTTTAAATAATTGTGAGTGATTCGGTGCAACCCTTTCTTCAGTATTTAGAGTCTAATATCGCTTCAGTTGCCTCAGGTGGACCTTTTTTACCAGAATCAATCAGCTGAAGTCTTCATAATCACTGTGCTGTCCTACCCATTAGTCATACAAAAGACCACGCAGCAACTACAGCTGGCGTgattttattctgcttattttGAATTAGTGTCAGCGTGACCTGATTATTACTTCTACAGTGATGCACATTACATCACTACTGCTTTGATAAAGCATCGGCTCATGGAGCACGGCTGGCTAACACTTTTAAGAAACCCTTTAGGAAGGTTCCTCTAAACAAGACGGGGTTGCTTTTCCTCCACATCTTTCACTTGTTTCATTTCTTGTTTTCAGCCCAGATGACTTTCAAGATTGGtcattgatttttgttttttattcttttacatCCCTTCAGATCTTCATTACACATTTCACATCTTGCTGTAGATGGAAAAAGCCCAGCCGTCTATACATAGCAGAAATGGCATGCGGTGAATTCATTTTCAATGAACGTTTGATTTTTAAACAATAAGGTAGTTTGTCAGTGCTTGTTTTCTTACGGCTGCAGATTAACATCCTCTGCCCACTCTCTTTTTGTTTAGGTGATATGAGTGAGATCACTTGTGTTTTTTAAGTGTGTGATCGTCATCACCCAAAATAACTGCTGCTCTACATAAAGCTTTAACACAATTTATGGCTTGAGAAATGGCCGCATGCCTTAGTCACAGCCACCCAAACTCCCTGACTGAcaaacagtactcgagttgtaaaaaaaaatcaagggggatagtggattttatcatatggggacagataatttgtgctgattacaaataatataatatattacaaataatagcactgaccaaagcacctgcagaaatactgcaggaatgacatagcagcagttaaatgcagccttctgtaagctttaaatatccactgggcttacatcaaatacatcaaaacacaacaataaaaaacagttttctgaacttatcaatatgtctctgtccttcacaggataagtaaaatggatcactgcaaaaactcaaaatcttaacaagaatatttgtcttatttctagttaaaatgtctcattttagtaaaaaaatctcattacacttaaaacaagactcatcactggaaaaaacaacaattttcacctgtttcaagtagattttcacttaaaataagtagaaaaatctgccagtggaacaagattttttttgtaataagaagataaatcttgtcccactggcagattttcctacttatttcaagtgaaaatttacctgaaacaggtgaaaattgtcaaatttttctggtgttatttttctggtgatgactctaaatgttgaaatagcagtaaaaccacattcattgatgaaatgacataagggatggaaaggggggatgacagttttacaggggggatgattttgaccgtttttatttcaggggggatgccgtcccccctcatcccccctcaactcgagtactgctgacAAATAAACAGTTCAGTCCACGAGAGGTtagattggggggggggggggcacaccgGTTTAAACCCTGTCCTTACTAGTCCACATCAGCTGAAATGTCCTACTAAACCACTTTGCTCCTGCTTACTTGTGAGTTAGTGCAGCTAAAAGTGTCAGCCTAATGAATTATCATTGTGACAAGTAGGAAGAGTTGGGATACTAAGAAACGTTTTATGTTATAAAGCTACCCTCTATCCATACATTTAAGTCATATACACCAAACAGCATTATTCAGGGTATGAGAGCAGAGTCAATGGCGTACACAGCATTCCCATCAATTCACATCACATCAATGCAACATTACTGACATTACTGCTCTGGCTTGTCACACGGTGACAGGCTCGTCAGCACTTAAGTGGCCCTATCAGTTCTACTTAGCTATTTCCTGTGGAGAAACCCTGAAAGGGGTGACATTTCTATATGGTTCATTTTTTTATATGCCACGTATAAAAACTGTAGTTAAACTACGTTTCTAAAGCTCGGAGTCAGCAATGTATCCTAGGTCAAGTACAGAACCGAAGTGACTGCAAATATCACCGTCACCTCTTTTCAACAAGATCCGTTATCACAGTATTACCCCATACAGGTGCAGTGAAGTAGGACAATTACTGTGCTTGCTGTGATGATGTGAATTATAGCTTGGTGTCATTCAGATGGTTCAGCAGATCAACAGTCAACAgatgttttgggtttttctttttttcatgttcAATGAAAATCAAGAATGCCTGTAACTAAAAAGGCTGGGATTGTTGGTGAGACTATTGTTTGCTCTTGTTTCCTCTGTGCTCACAATCATAATTGTTAAAAGAACTTTGGGCGtctgaattaattaattttcacTGTGAGACTGTTTCCCACTAACAAAATCTGTGGAATCTCTTGATTTTAATTAAGAAACCCATCGCGTGTTTGTTCTCACCACAGATGGATTCCCATCCTATGTTTGATGCCATGAGCTTCTGATCGGAACCTTAACATGTAGCTTTGATTTAttcagatgatgatgattaaaAGACAAAGATGTATACTGCATGTATTGTGGATATTTCtttcttcagttttttttctccctattTGACTAGTCATGCTGAAATGTAATGTATTTGGCGGTTTCGTGTTAGATGTGGCCTCGCTTGATGGCACTGAATAACCTGGTTGATGACTGCAGAAATCAGTTGTCAACCATTCATCCTTAAGCACATTTTGGTAACTCTTTTTGAAaatgattttcacatttttctctGTTCCATCATGATTTGCTggtattttctttcttatttttttattttaatttttttttttcccatttcagACAAGAACCAAATTCTTTAGGTCTATTGAACTGCTCATGCCTATAATTGAATTAGTTTTGAATGTCATGGTGAGGTACTTTAATGTAGGGATTTCACCGTGTCTGTGTAGCCAGTCTGAAAGTATTGCTTTGAATTTCTGTTCTGCAAACACTGAGCGGAAGGTTTGATGAACACTTTCCAAATATACTTGATGTTCTCGTGAAAAAGATTTACACTGGTTTTATACCACGCTGAACAGCGTTGGAGTCGCCTGGAATTGTTGCgagtaacaaaaaaaactgtattgtgtaaaataaaatatataaatagtcAATCATTCTAATTGTATTTACTTGTTTTGGCTTACATATCTTTCTTATATGAGATAGTTTCACACCTATTCTTCACAAATTATTCTAGCCCATTAGATGCACTCTCATATAAATGTAATGGCATAAACGGTTAACAAAGTTTGTAATAAAAATATAGCCTTGTAATGATTTGTTTTTCCTGTTTATGTAAAGAACACTATAATATAAAGCACGAGCACATTTCAGTTGTCAGTAATGATGGAGTAGATTGAATAAGTGAGGATTTATATCCATTCATATTCGCTGTTTGAGGTGCAGCATTGATTATTGtggtaaataaatcacaaagtCGCCGGAGCTGCACAACAGAGCTCCTCTGAAAGCACATCAGGGTGTCACTTCTCTACATGTTGCGTTACCATTTTCAATTCAGACAAAGTAAACTTGATAATCACAGCAATTAATGACCCGATCAGTTGTGTTTTTTCCGCGTGTTGTGAGGAAACTCGGCCGAGCCGCTCTTTGGGATTCCAGACCTTCTCTCCTGATGACCCCTCAAGGTGAACTCTTGTATGGTTTGTAACCACATGAATACTAAATGTGACTGAATTAAACATTTTCTCTTGTCTCACTGCTATTTAATCAGTTGTCTTACTGAGCTGTCGGTCTGGAGTAATCCCAGAGGCCAGCGATCACACTGACTGGCATCATAAAGACAACAGCCACGACGAGTATTTGAACCTCGTATCACAATGGATTAGTCTCTGCTTTTTTGCTTTCTGTCATGCACTCTTTGACCAAAACAGACCTATAAATCAAGAAAAGCTCTGTTATGTGCAACTAATGTGCCATGTAACCCCATGACAAGGCCTAAagtatgttatttattttccaaGTGCTTTCTCTACAAACAGACGTATAGACAGTGTATATCACACTTAATCCACGTCTGTGGATTTACAATCAGAGCATACTTCAGTTTGATGTGATTCGTTCCTTGTTTCAAACGAGACAGTTTTAGATGCAGTGTATTTCAGACCTGGAGTACCCAGatggaaaataaacacaaaaaaaaacaagcaaagaaaaaaagatttataagATTTATAATAACGTTCAAACCCCAGCTGAGAGTCTAACCAAGGTGCTGCAGGAACAGCACTAACCACCACAACACAGCGCCGTCTCCACACTAAACCAGAGTTTAAAAGTGGAATACTTAAAAAGTGACCATTAAGATTACCACGCAGAGTTCATTGTATGTAAGGTTTCTGCATTTCAATTGCAGTCAATGTCTGTGTCTAACCTCTTTGACCAATGTGATTTATGAACTTCCTACTTTCACATGagaaaatgataataatgaaaatTGATGTTGTCTTATGGCATtactatgataatgaggccaATGACAAGGCCTGATGTCCACCCACAGCTTAGACAGCTGGCACCCTGAAGGCAAGGGAGTTTGTCAGAGCCTTTTAAAGCTCTGTTTACACATTAATATTCTGTTTGTTATGAAAAGGGCCTGTTATTTGAAGGGGATATTCCAACACTAGAATAAATGAGAGTGAGAAGGCTCTAATTATATTCTTCAAATGTCATTATTATCATTGAAACATGGAGATTTATTTCCTaaagtccctttttttttctgctgattGCTTTGTGACATCCATTTGTCAACTTTTGATGTAAACACAAATTTATGGAAACCCCACGATCATTGATCCTATCTGTTccaaaaatgcttttatttatttacactaATTATTcatagttttttgtttgtttaaagagCCAGTAGCATGTATCTCCTATATTCAGTATATTTCCCATCAATTCTCATGGCTGCTGTGGATCAGTGGGTGGAGCTGGATGTTCCTTGACTTGAAGATTGGTGGATCAATGCTTTTGCCCCATCACATGTCAAAGGGTTCTTGAGCAAGACACTGCTGAACCCCACATTGCTCTCCAGTGTACTCACTGGGGTGTGAGTGTAGAAATCAAAGCGCTGCTGTTCATGGATGGCTATGTAACAGACGcactgaagtgtgtgtgtgtgtgtgtgtgtgtgtgtgtgtgtgtgtgtgtgtgtgtgtgtgtgtgtgtgtgtgtgtgtgtgtgtgtgtgtgtgtgtgtgtgtgtgtgtgtgtgtgtgtgtgtgtgtctgagaaaGTATAAATGAAACACAATGTAAAGTGCTGGATAAGGTTGGAATGGTGCAAGACCAAGacctacagtatatatacagaTAACTGACTCTGAAGGCGAAAGgaatcgccgaaacatgtcaggtattgaATAAACCAAAAGATTCTTGTATgacaaaaataattagcaaTTCAATTATATAAACAGAtaatttccccccttttttttcttttatcaaatATGAATATCTCATAACAATCATTTAGATATGAATATTTTTAATGTGAATTGAAAAGGCATACCTTTCACGATAAATGAAAACCAATGTTAAAAgcattcactttaaaaaaaactatatggAGAAGCATGTTCAACAACAGAGCAAGatctatatattaaaaaaagaaaaaaaagattcttgCTAGTTGTCATTTTACTGGAGAAACATCCCTCTCCCACACTAATATTCTAACTTTAATTAAGCCTCTGGTGAGTCCCTTGGAAGAATCTCAAGTGCACAAATTCAAACAGATGGCAAGCTATTTATTGCATACCTTATGCCACAGGTAGCGTACcccctcaacacacacacagacaatcacacacatacaaacacacttgcacacacacatacacaattcCAAAAagtttcttaagtttcttctaaTTAGATCTAAATATACCATGTAGGGTAAATCAAATGGCAGACAGAGAAGCGGTACAGGCAGGCTAAACTTATACCAGACAGAATGTGCGTCACTGTGGATGAATGAGTTTAAAATACAGTGGGTAGTCCTGTTTCACTCATCAATTCACAGGCCCGCATGTGGCCTGATTCAAGCAGCGAAGCGGCTGCCTCACAAAGTGTAAGTCCTCACGCAGCAGACAAGGGAGATGCGTCTGACTGTACACATTCATCTAGACTAATGGCATGCTGAAGCATCTGGGGGGAAACACAAGCTCGTGTTCTTTGTTCCAGATCATTTGACTTCTTCTTACTTCCATTTGATCCAGAAAAAAGTAGAACATTTGAGTGATAAGTATAATCTCCCCAAATATGATGAGGCAAAGGACATCTTAAGATAATAATATGCATCCATCTGTTCCTGTATAGATACAGATGAGGGCTGGATGTTGTAAGTCAAATTGAGCCACAAAGGGTCACTGCTGTGCTTGATCAGTGCTGCTTtacatgaaaatatatttttttgaaatatatatataaagttgcAGAATATTGGGTCAAGATTTGTGTATCCAGAAAAATCCATGAAACAGTGGAAGCAACCCTGaataaaccacattatttgtAGGTCAGAGCAAAGGAGAGCAATGCAGAGGTGGAAGAAATATGTCTTTCAAGTGCACTGCTTGGCCATGAAGGAGCCACTAATCCACTACAATGACTTCGTAAAGACTGCAAGAGCCCAGTATTATTCTAATCTCGTCTCTGTTAATCAGCGTAACCCCTGAGTTTTATTGAAGGTTGTTGATCACCTTGTAAACCCGATTATTGCTATATAGCTGAAAGTGATACAGACTGtgaaatgtttctttttaatcttaTTTTAATGATAAACTGGAGTCACGCAGAGTCTCCATCACCACTGCAAATTCTAATAATCCTTGCCCTGCCCTTCCGAGAAATTTTTAAAGGTAATTTTCTCCCATCGCTTTTTCCAAGTTATCTCTAACAGTGTTCCATATGAAAGCATTCTCAAATCTAATTGGACATACTGCCAACTTAGTTTTTAATCAAAGTCAATGTGTCCAGTGGGACATTTAAGTTGTCTATTTTTAATTCTTCCTTATCCGTTGGGTGTGGTTTGGATAACTTGTATGTCACTTATGTGCAACCTCTTGTATTTTCAGCTTCTGAATACAATGCACTTAttggcagtactggagttgaggggggatgaggggggatggcatcccccctgtaatAAAAACGgttaaaatcatcccccctttccatcccttgaaGGAAGCaccggaaaaataacttatttgactatttccacctgtttcaagtacattttcacttgaaataagtagaaaaatctgccaatgggacaagaattatcttctcattacaagcaataaaatcttgttccacatgcagatttttctacttatttcaattgaaaatctatgtgaaacaggtgaaaattgtgtttttttccagtgatgaatcttgttttaagtgtaatgagatttttttactaaaatgagacattttaactagaaataagacaaatattcttgttaagattgtgagtttttgcagtgatccattttacttatcctgtgaaggacagattcatattgataagttcagaaaagtgttttttattgttgtgttttgatgtatttgatgtaagcccagtggatatttaaagcttacagaaggctgcatttaactgctgctatgtcattcctgcagtatttctgcaggtgttttggtcagtgctattatttgtaatatattatattatttgtaatcagcacaaattatctgtccccatatgatcaaatccaccatcccccctgatttttttttacaactcgagtactgcttattgGGACCATCACAGAGACCAATATTGATGTAGAACCATGACAGCAATGACTGTAGAGATGCctggcaaaaaacaaaacattaacaCCACGGGGTACAAGAGGCAGTATCTTTCACGGAGGACGAGGCTGGAAACCAAGATAAAGGCAATATAGAGGAAAGTAAGTCTGTTATCATTTCAACTCAACTCAATTCATTTCAGCtcagttttatttgtatagcgtatATTACAGTACAAATGGTCTCCAGGTGCTTCTCAGCAACTCAAaccatgacccccaagcaaatattaaagaaacaatgacaggtaaaaaaaaaaactcccgtAGAGAGAGAAAAACCTTTAAGCCAAACcgtggcaagaaaaaaacatctctTCAAGAGGGAAGAAAGcttgagcaggacctgcttataaggggggaccctcctgacgAACACCAGCTGGGTACAAGAAGAAAAGATGAGGGAGGGAGAGccgagaggatgaagaacagagaggagAGACAAATATATTGTCaaaatgacataaaacaaaatatattagtaccgtattttctggactataagccgctacttttttgataggttttgaaccatgcagcttatagaaaggtgcagctattctgtggatttttcttccaccgctcgggcgctctaaccggaattagaataaaaactaagacaaaataaatgcaaagaagaatacgctacttcttctttagcagatagaagtaggtagaagcagatttcaaacagataaacagataaataaatagcgggtattttctcttggttctgtcccgttttaatcagcaaagttgctgccgtgttaaaagacactgttaggaaaggatctatttaggtacaaacatgtacatcatttacagttcaaaatccttctgtacatgcagtaaatatctaatctaacaacataaatatctgcggcttgcatatctttttttttttaaatagagcggatgcggcttatatacaggtgcggcttatagtccagaaaatacggtagttattATCTGTTGAACAAAGAGGTCTATGTTCTTATATTACGACTGAGACATGGTTAGTTGATGTGACTATAGAAACAGGTGTAGATAGCAGACACTGATCAGACTACAGGTCAGCATGCTAGTAGATATGCTAGAGAGGCCTATAGATCAATGGATGGAAAACCTGGGGATGGTCAGAGGTTAGGACAGCAGATCAGGATATCAATATCCTACAGAGAGATCTATGTAGACAGGTGGAGGTAAACACTGAGATGGTCAGAGGGCggggctgcaggtcagcatgcagctctggaagctctgACCTGCAAgcatgtacagaagagaaaaagagggggacAGACCAGCACAACCACCTACAAGAACACTGGTGTGCAGTTTGGTTTATGAGCTACTTCTAATTAGTGTGGATTGAGCTGAAGGAAGAAGAGGGAATATGAGGAGAAACAAAGGATGAGGGGTaacgctcagtggatcatgtcggtgtcccCTTGCAGCGTAGGTGTGATGACTATTGCTACTCAAAAGGTCTGTAAGGGATTGCTTTACTGGGACATAAAGGTTTGGACGCTTCTGTCACAGTTTATCAGTGTTTATTCCAATATAAAATCCAAGAGAATGTGTGCA
Proteins encoded in this window:
- the rwdd2b gene encoding RWD domain-containing protein 2B, with amino-acid sequence MSYLEWAECQLSELELLSSMFSAAELQLSEQLALAELRSFVEAAAPAGSPPPCRPHFLIKHKLPTPGPETEVVLSCSYPSEYPSVLPDLTVRCSSLSRAQQTELQAHLNKHLMENCLGEVCVLAALDWVKDSLQLFINKSLLAAAAPRKQPTSARAPQAFSRLWIYSHHIYNKSKRKNILEWSKELGLSGFSMPGKPGIVCVEGPQSACEEFWSRVKVLTWKKIMIRHREDVTLEHQGEDEETAESMDSLRKFTGFEEAMFDPHGSRGNHMDLGQLYQFLNERGCCDVFQIYFGIEGRSSDLESK